One Streptomyces sp. V4I8 genomic window carries:
- a CDS encoding NAD(P)H-dependent oxidoreductase subunit E, with protein MDLHFGDSKPTDDERAAVDALLGPPESSWEGADRSDADLRWARGGREARDRRDLLLPGLHAINDRIGWISEGALDYLCRRLTVPPAEAYGVATFYAMFSVKPRPATVLHVCTDLACAAAGASELCAGIEAGLGLGSGVSVERSPCLGLCERAPAALAIKAGDPVRTAVSAPATVRDAALAASAPDSAPEEPSAAMAVPQAGDPSLTLLRRVGVVDPSSLDDYRAHGGYTALRRAFALGPAGVIREVTDSGLVGRGGAAFPTGRKWQATASQPDHPHYVVCNADESEPGTFKDRVLMEGDPYALVEAMTIAAYATGAHKGYLYLRGEYPRALHRLEHALAQARARGFLGDDVLGQGYAFDIEIRRGAGAYICGEETALFNSIEGYRGEPRSKPPFPVEKGLFGKPTVENNVETLVNVLPILTMGAPAYAAIGTDRSTGPKLFCVSGSVERPGIYELPFGATLGELLDLAGVRDRLRAVLLGGAAGGFVRPDELDVPLTFEGTREAGTTLGSGVVMAFDDTVPLPRLLLRIAEFFRDESCGQCVPCRVGTVRQEEALHRIVERTGAAAADDIALLREVGRAMRDASICGLGQTAWNAVESAIDRLGAYE; from the coding sequence GTGGACCTGCACTTCGGTGACAGCAAACCGACGGACGACGAACGGGCGGCCGTCGACGCCCTGCTCGGTCCGCCCGAGTCGTCCTGGGAGGGCGCCGACCGTTCCGACGCGGACCTCAGGTGGGCCAGGGGCGGACGCGAGGCCAGGGACCGCCGCGACCTGCTGTTGCCGGGGCTGCACGCGATCAACGACCGGATCGGCTGGATCAGCGAGGGCGCCCTCGACTACCTGTGCCGACGGCTGACCGTGCCACCGGCGGAGGCGTACGGCGTCGCCACCTTCTACGCCATGTTCTCGGTCAAGCCACGCCCCGCGACCGTCCTCCACGTGTGCACCGACCTCGCGTGCGCGGCCGCGGGGGCCAGCGAGCTGTGCGCCGGGATCGAGGCGGGGCTGGGGCTCGGGAGTGGGGTGAGCGTGGAGCGCAGCCCCTGCCTCGGCCTGTGCGAGCGGGCTCCGGCTGCGCTCGCGATCAAGGCCGGGGATCCGGTGCGTACGGCGGTCTCGGCGCCGGCGACCGTGCGGGACGCCGCTCTCGCCGCGAGCGCCCCGGACTCGGCGCCGGAGGAGCCGTCGGCGGCGATGGCGGTGCCGCAGGCGGGGGACCCCTCGCTGACCCTGCTCCGGCGCGTCGGAGTCGTCGACCCGTCGTCGTTGGACGACTACCGCGCCCACGGCGGCTACACCGCCCTGCGCCGGGCCTTCGCACTCGGTCCCGCCGGAGTCATCCGCGAGGTCACCGACTCCGGCCTGGTCGGGCGTGGCGGCGCCGCCTTCCCCACCGGCCGCAAATGGCAGGCCACGGCGTCGCAGCCCGACCACCCCCACTACGTCGTCTGCAACGCCGACGAATCCGAGCCGGGCACCTTCAAGGACCGCGTGCTCATGGAGGGCGACCCGTACGCACTGGTCGAGGCGATGACGATCGCGGCGTACGCGACCGGCGCCCACAAGGGCTACCTGTATCTGCGCGGCGAGTACCCGCGCGCCCTGCACCGCCTGGAACACGCCCTCGCGCAGGCACGCGCGCGTGGCTTCCTCGGTGACGACGTCCTCGGCCAGGGATACGCCTTCGACATCGAGATCCGCCGGGGCGCCGGGGCGTACATCTGCGGTGAGGAGACGGCTCTCTTCAACTCGATCGAGGGCTACCGGGGCGAGCCACGCTCCAAGCCGCCGTTCCCCGTGGAGAAGGGGCTGTTCGGCAAGCCGACGGTGGAGAACAACGTCGAGACGCTGGTCAACGTACTGCCGATCCTGACGATGGGCGCCCCGGCGTACGCGGCGATCGGCACGGACAGGTCCACCGGCCCGAAGCTGTTCTGCGTGTCCGGGAGTGTGGAGCGGCCCGGCATCTACGAGCTCCCCTTCGGCGCGACGCTGGGCGAACTGCTGGACCTGGCCGGAGTACGGGACCGGCTGCGGGCGGTGCTGCTGGGCGGCGCGGCGGGCGGCTTCGTACGGCCCGACGAACTGGACGTCCCGCTCACCTTCGAGGGCACACGGGAGGCGGGCACGACGCTCGGCTCGGGCGTGGTCATGGCCTTCGACGACACGGTTCCGCTCCCCCGGCTGCTGCTGCGCATCGCGGAGTTCTTCCGCGACGAGTCGTGCGGTCAGTGTGTGCCGTGCCGGGTCGGGACCGTACGGCAGGAGGAGGCGCTGCACCGGATCGTGGAGCGCACGGGTGCGGCGGCCGCCGACGACATCGCCCTGCTCAGGGAGGTCGGCCGCGCGATGCGGGACGCCTCGATCTGCGGTCTGGGGCAGACCGCGTGGAACGCCGTGGAATCCGCCATCGACCGTCTGGGGGCGTACGAATGA
- a CDS encoding molybdopterin oxidoreductase family protein: MNSDERRTRKRDRTPKTYTRLTHPLVRDSRDEPFRQASWEEALNRAAEGLARNRDSFGMFSCARATNEMNYVAQKFARVVMGTNNVDSCNRTCHAPSVAGLSAAFGSGGGTSSYEEVEHTDVIVMWGSNARFAHPIFFQHVLKGIRNGARMYAVDPRRTSTAEWAESWMGLNVGTDIPMAHAIGREIIHAGLANEAFIERATSGFEEYKALVEPWTLSLAEKVTGVPAAAIRELAHAYARAERAQLCWTLGITEHHNGTDNVRALINLSLLTGHVGRYGSGLQPLRGQNNVQGGGDMGAIPNRLPGFQDILDPDSRLKFESAWDTVIQPHYGLNLTEMFEAMEEGTLRAVYCIGENPAQSEADSEQAVRRMRQLDFLVVQDIFLTKTAELADVVLPATAGWAETDGTTTNSERRVQRVRRAVTPPGEAREDIDIICELAARLGHDWKYADAEAVWNELRSVSPDHYGMTYERLEEHQGIQWPCPSTEQLEPTYLHARLWEKDPAERGMPAPFGIVQHDPPVDLTDEEYPVRLTTGRRLDSYNTGVQSGSFASPLRRGEFVELCPEDAERYGVVVGEEVRVTSRRGSVVAPVWVDTALRPGLAFMTMHFPDEVDTNQLTIEANCPIAGTAEFKASAIRIEKLPVATIVR; the protein is encoded by the coding sequence ATGAACTCTGACGAACGCCGCACGAGGAAACGCGACCGGACCCCGAAGACCTACACCCGGCTCACCCACCCCCTCGTCCGGGACTCACGCGACGAGCCCTTCCGGCAGGCGAGCTGGGAGGAGGCCCTGAACCGCGCCGCCGAGGGGCTGGCCCGCAACCGGGACTCCTTCGGCATGTTCTCCTGCGCCCGGGCCACCAACGAGATGAACTACGTGGCGCAGAAGTTCGCCCGCGTCGTCATGGGCACCAACAACGTCGACTCCTGCAACCGCACCTGCCACGCGCCCAGCGTGGCGGGCCTGTCGGCGGCCTTCGGCTCGGGCGGCGGCACCTCCTCGTACGAGGAGGTCGAGCACACCGACGTCATCGTGATGTGGGGCTCCAACGCCCGCTTCGCGCACCCGATCTTCTTCCAGCACGTACTGAAGGGCATCAGGAACGGCGCCCGCATGTACGCCGTCGACCCGCGCCGCACCTCCACCGCCGAGTGGGCGGAGAGCTGGATGGGGCTGAACGTCGGCACCGACATCCCGATGGCGCACGCGATCGGCCGCGAGATCATCCACGCGGGGCTCGCGAACGAGGCGTTCATCGAGAGGGCGACCAGCGGCTTCGAGGAGTACAAGGCGCTCGTCGAGCCCTGGACGCTGTCCCTCGCCGAGAAGGTGACGGGCGTACCGGCGGCCGCCATAAGGGAGTTGGCGCACGCCTACGCCCGCGCCGAGCGCGCCCAGCTGTGCTGGACCCTCGGCATCACCGAGCACCACAACGGCACCGACAACGTCCGCGCGCTGATCAACCTGTCCCTGCTGACCGGGCACGTGGGCCGCTACGGCAGCGGGCTGCAGCCCCTGCGCGGCCAGAACAACGTGCAGGGCGGCGGCGACATGGGCGCCATCCCCAACCGCCTCCCAGGCTTCCAGGACATCCTCGACCCCGACTCCCGCCTGAAGTTCGAGTCGGCCTGGGACACCGTCATCCAGCCCCACTACGGGCTCAACCTCACCGAGATGTTCGAGGCCATGGAGGAGGGCACGCTCAGGGCCGTCTACTGCATCGGCGAGAACCCGGCGCAGTCCGAGGCGGACAGCGAACAGGCCGTACGGCGCATGCGGCAGCTGGACTTCCTCGTCGTCCAGGACATCTTCCTGACGAAGACGGCCGAGCTGGCCGACGTCGTCCTCCCCGCGACCGCCGGATGGGCGGAGACCGACGGCACGACGACCAACAGCGAGCGGCGGGTTCAGCGGGTGCGACGGGCCGTCACTCCGCCCGGCGAGGCGCGCGAGGACATCGACATCATCTGCGAGCTGGCGGCCCGGCTCGGCCACGACTGGAAGTACGCCGACGCCGAGGCCGTGTGGAACGAGCTCAGGTCGGTCTCGCCGGACCACTACGGGATGACGTACGAACGCCTGGAGGAGCACCAGGGCATCCAGTGGCCCTGCCCGAGCACCGAGCAGCTCGAACCGACGTATCTGCACGCCCGGTTGTGGGAGAAGGACCCGGCCGAGCGCGGGATGCCGGCGCCGTTCGGGATCGTCCAGCACGATCCGCCGGTCGACCTCACCGACGAGGAGTACCCCGTCCGGCTCACCACCGGGCGGCGGCTCGACTCCTACAACACCGGTGTGCAGAGCGGCAGTTTCGCCTCCCCACTGCGGCGCGGCGAGTTCGTCGAGCTGTGCCCGGAGGACGCCGAGCGGTACGGGGTGGTGGTCGGCGAGGAGGTCCGGGTGACGTCGCGGCGCGGGTCGGTCGTCGCGCCGGTGTGGGTCGACACCGCGCTGCGGCCCGGGCTGGCCTTCATGACCATGCACTTTCCCGACGAGGTGGACACCAACCAGCTGACGATCGAGGCGAACTGCCCGATCGCGGGGACGGCGGAGTTCAAGGCGTCGGCGATCCGGATCGAGAAGCTCCCCGTCGCGACCATCGTGAGGTGA
- a CDS encoding 2-dehydropantoate 2-reductase, translating to MKVAVLGAGAIGAYVGAALHRADADVHLIARGPHLAAMRQHGVRVLSPRGDFTARAHATDDPAEVGPVDYVFLGLKANSYAACGPLIEPLLHDGTAVVAAQNGIPWWYFHRHGGPHDGHRVESVDPDGAVSAVLAPERAVGCVVYAATELEGPGVVRHLEGTRFSIGEPDRSVSMRCLALSEAMVAGGLKCPVEPDLRNDIWLKLLGNISFNPISALARATMRQMCLHGGTRKVIETMMTETLAVAEALGCEVGVSIERRLAGAERVGDHRTSTLQDLERGKPLELDVLLAAVVELAEITGVSVPTLRTVHAISDLLALRSAA from the coding sequence GTGAAAGTTGCAGTCCTCGGCGCCGGTGCGATCGGCGCCTACGTCGGAGCCGCGCTGCATCGCGCCGACGCCGACGTGCACCTCATCGCCCGTGGACCGCATCTGGCGGCCATGAGGCAGCACGGGGTGCGGGTGCTCAGTCCGCGGGGCGACTTCACCGCCCGCGCGCACGCGACCGACGACCCGGCCGAAGTCGGCCCGGTCGACTACGTCTTCCTGGGTCTGAAGGCCAACTCGTACGCGGCGTGCGGGCCGCTCATCGAGCCCCTTCTGCACGACGGCACAGCGGTCGTGGCCGCCCAGAACGGCATCCCCTGGTGGTACTTCCACCGGCACGGCGGCCCGCACGACGGCCACCGCGTCGAGAGTGTCGACCCCGACGGCGCGGTCAGTGCGGTGCTCGCGCCCGAACGGGCCGTCGGCTGTGTGGTCTACGCCGCCACCGAACTCGAAGGGCCCGGTGTCGTACGGCACCTGGAAGGCACCAGGTTCTCCATCGGGGAGCCCGACCGCAGCGTCTCCATGCGCTGTCTCGCGCTCAGCGAGGCCATGGTGGCCGGCGGCCTGAAGTGCCCCGTGGAGCCGGACCTGCGCAACGACATCTGGCTCAAACTGCTCGGCAACATCTCCTTCAACCCGATCAGCGCGCTGGCCCGCGCCACCATGCGGCAGATGTGCCTGCACGGCGGCACCCGCAAGGTCATCGAGACCATGATGACCGAGACGCTCGCGGTCGCCGAGGCCCTCGGCTGCGAGGTCGGCGTCTCCATCGAGCGCCGCCTCGCGGGCGCCGAGCGGGTCGGCGACCACCGCACCTCCACGCTCCAGGACCTGGAGCGCGGCAAACCGCTCGAACTCGACGTACTCCTCGCGGCGGTCGTCGAGTTGGCGGAGATCACCGGCGTGTCGGTGCCCACCCTGCGCACCGTGCACGCCATCTCGGACCTGCTCGCGCTGAGGAGCGCCGCATGA
- a CDS encoding OFA family MFS transporter — MSPPVAPPGWSRWLVPPAALSVHLSIGQAYAWSVFKPPLESALGLSGTQSALPFQLGIVMLGLSAAFGGTLVERNGPRWAMTVALICFSSGFLLSALGAATEQYWLIVLGYGFVGGIGLGIGYISPVSTLIKWFPDRPGMATGIAIMGFGGGALIASPWSAQMLESFGSDSSGIALAFLVHGLSYAVFMLLGVLLVRVPRTEKPAGGDGPGAVDGPQVSARNAVRTPQFWCLWIVLCMNVTAGIGILEKAAPMITDFFANTSTPVSVSAAAGFVALLSAANMAGRIGWSSTSDLIGRKNIYRLYLGAGALMYGLIALAGDSSKPLFILCALVILSFYGGGFATIPAYLKDLFGTYQVGAIHGRLLTAWSTAGVLGPLIVNWIADRQEEAGKDGASLYTMSLFIMIGLLAVGFVANELVRPVHPRHHIPAPAPKEKEAADVQRQQ, encoded by the coding sequence ATGAGTCCACCGGTCGCACCCCCGGGGTGGAGCCGCTGGCTGGTTCCCCCCGCCGCGCTCTCCGTCCATCTCTCCATCGGCCAGGCCTACGCCTGGAGCGTGTTCAAGCCGCCGCTCGAATCCGCACTCGGCCTGAGCGGCACGCAGAGCGCGCTGCCGTTCCAGCTCGGCATCGTCATGCTCGGCCTGTCGGCCGCGTTCGGCGGCACGCTGGTGGAGCGCAACGGGCCGCGCTGGGCCATGACCGTCGCCCTGATCTGCTTCTCGTCCGGCTTCCTGCTCTCCGCGCTGGGCGCCGCCACCGAGCAGTACTGGCTGATCGTCCTCGGCTACGGCTTCGTCGGCGGCATCGGACTCGGCATCGGCTACATCTCGCCCGTCTCGACGTTGATCAAGTGGTTCCCGGACCGGCCCGGCATGGCCACCGGCATCGCGATCATGGGCTTCGGCGGCGGCGCGCTCATCGCCTCGCCCTGGTCGGCGCAGATGCTGGAGTCGTTCGGCAGCGACAGTTCCGGGATCGCGCTGGCGTTCCTCGTGCACGGGTTGTCGTACGCCGTCTTCATGCTGCTCGGCGTGCTGCTGGTCCGGGTGCCGCGCACCGAGAAGCCGGCCGGTGGCGACGGGCCCGGCGCCGTCGACGGGCCGCAGGTGTCCGCCCGCAACGCCGTGCGCACGCCGCAGTTCTGGTGCCTGTGGATCGTGCTCTGCATGAACGTGACCGCGGGCATCGGCATCCTGGAGAAGGCCGCGCCGATGATCACGGACTTCTTCGCGAACACCTCCACACCGGTCTCGGTGTCGGCCGCCGCCGGCTTCGTCGCCCTGCTGTCCGCCGCCAACATGGCGGGCCGGATCGGCTGGTCCTCGACCTCCGACCTGATCGGACGCAAGAACATCTACCGTCTGTACCTGGGCGCGGGTGCGCTGATGTACGGCTTGATCGCGCTGGCCGGCGACTCCTCGAAGCCGCTGTTCATCCTGTGCGCGCTGGTGATCCTCTCCTTCTACGGCGGCGGCTTCGCGACGATCCCCGCCTATCTGAAGGACCTCTTCGGGACCTACCAGGTGGGCGCCATCCACGGGCGGCTGCTCACCGCCTGGTCCACGGCCGGCGTCCTCGGACCGCTGATCGTGAACTGGATCGCCGACCGGCAGGAGGAGGCGGGCAAGGACGGTGCGTCCCTGTACACAATGTCCCTGTTCATCATGATCGGGCTGCTCGCCGTCGGCTTCGTCGCCAACGAACTCGTCCGGCCCGTCCACCCCCGCCATCACATTCCCGCCCCCGCGCCGAAGGAGAAGGAGGCCGCCGATGTCCAGCGACAGCAGTAG